A genomic window from Corticium candelabrum chromosome 8, ooCorCand1.1, whole genome shotgun sequence includes:
- the LOC134183557 gene encoding uncharacterized protein LOC134183557, whose protein sequence is MIFAKAEITPELQLLLDVDLIKVWETDKALSLPRVSRYQNVYVNISSSQLDDLCMWVYDMRKLYNSKGRSLFEVVNKRASMPQTLSSLTSAAESSQRWIHGLDLNETDKCIIQGKCADGFLTDKHMHAAHQLLLKQFPYISGLESTLLCQTYGFAHVTSDAIQIHFTGSHHWVTSTCFGKQVQLYDSNAGLHLSPCMETQLAQIYQLAHKDNILMVEQMPVQQQQNDKDCGLFAIAYAFHAALGDDATIKHFDISKMRQHLIYCLDREELSPFPMEEDKPLETCDRSHFYISLYCTCLLPKTHGKMVECYVCENLYHDRCVTLSGSEPWICAKCR, encoded by the exons ATGATTTTTGCAAAAGCTGAAATAACACCAGAATTGCAATTACTACTAGACGTGGACTTGATTAAGGTCTGGGAAACTGACAAAGCACTCTCACTGCCAAGGGTGTCTCGATATCAAAACGtgtatgtcaacatcagcagctctcaacttgatgacctaTGCATGTGGGTATATGATATGAGAAAGCTGTATAACAGTAAAGGAAGAAGTTTGTTTGAGGTAGTTAATAAGAGAGCAAGTATGCCTCAAACATTGTCTAGTCTAACATCAGCTGCCGAGAGTTCACAAAGA TGGATACATGGTCTGGATCTCAATGAAACTGATAAATGTATTATACAAGGCAAGTGTGCCGACGGCTTTCTAActgacaagcacatgcatgctgctCATCAGCTTCTATTAAAGCAGTTTCCCTACATCAGTGGACTAGAGTCAACACTCCTTTGCCAGACTTACGGATTCGCTCATGTAACAAGTGATG CTATTCAGATTCATTTTACAGGAAGTCATCATTGGGTGACTTCAACCTGCTTTGGCAAACAAGTACAACTATACGACAGCAATGCTGGCCTACACTTGTCTCCTTGTATGGAAACACAGCTGGCACAAATTTATCAATTGgctcacaaagacaacattctcatggtagaacaaatgccagtgcaacagcaacaaaatgatAAAGATTGCGGGCTATTTGCAATAGCATATGCATTTCATGCAGCTCTAGGAGATGATGCAACCATCAAGCATTTTGATATTTCCAAAATGCGACAACATCTGATTTACTGTTTGGATCGAGAGGAGCTCTCACCTTTTCCAATGGAAGAAGACAAGCCATTGGAAACATGTGACAGAAGTCACTTTTATATTTCTCTGTACTGCACGTGTTTGTTGCCAAAGACACATGGCAAGATGGTAGAGTGTTACGTCTGTGAAAACTTGTATCATGACAGATGTGTCACATTGTCAGGTAGTGAGCCTTGGATTTGCGCTAAATGTAGATAA
- the LOC134182982 gene encoding uncharacterized protein LOC134182982 — protein METDSFTERSPEFDSRYLKLLQEQYESGSSSDRVPTKVVMNSVNCSLLAAGKATLSSVDVGKLVRLAFGSTVERKSARVHGCRSYVYCGIRRKSDHEESPAKRSCIQESSKDITSPTSDHLLRITQLEAELKREKKRGQDLEAELQQSIIQSQSIQWHQVDTEINAELNALQRAGGIMSTGPVDAADASSLTADFSLHNLHSQLLTHAPKITSLLSSIGQTDTTTGPKDIYSLAAVCLLAKKASDKVKGFHHYYS, from the exons ATGGAAAccgattcattcacagagcgatctcctgagttcgattcacgTTACCTGAAGCT gctacaagAACAATATGAGTCGGGAAGCTCATCAGATAGAGTTCCAACGAAAGTGGTAATGAACAGCGTCAACTGTAGCTTGTTGGCCGCCGGAAAGGCAACGCTGTCTTCTGTGGATGTTGGCAAGCTAGTGCGCCTTGCCTTTGGATCAACTGTAGAGAGGAAAAGCGCCAGAGTTCACGGCTGCCGCTCATACGTTTACTGCGGTATCCGGAGAAAGAGTGATCATGAGGAAAGTCCAGCCAAACGTTCTTGCATACAAGAGTCATCAAAGGATATTACATCACCGACCTCTGACCATCTACTACGAATTACACAATTAGAAGCTGAGCTCAAACGTGAAAAGAAGCGCGGACAAGACTTGGAGGCTgaactgcaacaatcaattattcAGAGTCAATCTATCCAGTGGCATCAAGTAGATACAGAAATTAACGCAGAGCTGAATGCGCTACAGAGAGCTGGAGGAATCATGTCAACAGGTCCAGttgatgcagcagatgcatctTCACTGACTGCAGACTTTAGTTTACATAATCTACACAGCCAATTACTTACACACGCTCCCAAAATTACATCACTGCTTTCCTCGATAGGCCAAACTGACACCACTACAGGACCAAAAGATATCTACagcttggcagcagtctgcttACTAGCGAAGAAGGCAAGTGACAAGGTCAAAGGTTTTCA tcattactACTCTTAA